The nucleotide window TGTCGGCCTGCCCGGCACGTCCGGCTTCGTCGGCGAGTTCCTGGCGATGATGGGGGCCTTCAAGGCCAACCCCACCGTGGCCTTCTTCTCGGTCTTCGGCATCATCCTCTCGGCCGGCTACGCCCTGTGGCTCTACGCACGGGTGATCTACGGCAAGCTCGAGAAGCCCAACCTGCAGGGCATCCTCGACCTCGACATCCGTGAGAAGATCATCATCGCGCCGCTCGTCGCCCTGACGATCTATTACGGCGTGCATCCCGCGCCCATCCTCGACACCTTCGCCCCCTCGACGGAGGCGCTGATGCAGAGCATGAGGACCGCGCTCTCGAACACGCAGACCGCGGCGGTCGTCCCGCCCGTGGCGCGCTGAAGGTCGTATCGTCGATGACCGCTATCCAGGCCGTCCTGCCCTCGCTCTCGCCGGTGATGCCGGAGCTGATCCTCGCCATCGGCGTGCTGGCGCTGATCCTCTATGGGGCCTTTCGCGGTGAGCGCTCGGTGGAGAGCGTCAATGTCGGCGCGCTCGTCCTACTGATCCTGGCCTTCTTCGTGGTCGTGTCCCAGTCCGGCGCCAAGGTCACCACCCTCAACGGCTCCTTCATCGTCGACAATTTCTCGAAGGTGATGAAGGCGCTGATCATGATCGGCTCGGCCGCGACGATCCTGCTCTCCCGCGACTACTTCCAGCGCGAGCGCATCGACCGGTTCGAATTCCCCATCCTGATCGTGCTCTGCACCATCGGCATGATGGTGATGGCCTCGGCCAACGACCTGATCGCGCTGTATCTCGGCCTCGAGCTCCAGTCGCTCGCCGCCTACGTCATCGCCGCCTTCCACCGCGACAATCTGAAATCCACCGAAGCCGGGCTGAAGTATTTCGTCCTCGGCGCGCTGTCCTCCGGCATGCTGCTCTACGGTTCGTCGCTGGTCTACGGCTTCACCGGGACGGTCTCCTTCCCCGGCATCGTCTCGGCGCTCAACGACAATGCCGGTTTCGGCATCGTCCTCGGCATCGTGTTCGTAGCCGCCGGCGTCGCCTTCAAGATGTCGGCCGTGCCGTTCCACATGTGGACGCCGGACGTCTACGAAGGCTCGCCCACTCCCGTGACGGCCTTCTTCGCCTCGGCGCCCAAGATGGCCGCCGTGGCGATGACGGTACGCATCTTCATCGGCGCCTTCCCCGACGTGACCGCGATCTGGCAGCAGATCATCGTCTTCGTCGCCATCGCCTCGATGGCCCTCGGCTCCTTCGCGGCCATCGGCCAGCACTCGATCAAGCGCCTGATGGCGTATTCCTCCATCGGCAATATCGGATACGCCCTGATCGGTCTCGCCGCCGCCTCGGAAGAGGGAATCCGCGGCGTGGTGATCTACATGATCATCTACCTCGCCATGACGCTCGGTGCCTTCGCCGTGCTCCTGTCCCTGCGGCGCGGCGGGCAGATGTACGAGACGGTGGACGATCTCTCCGGCTTGTCGCGCACGCATCCGGTTCTGGCCTTCTGCCTCGCCGCGATGATGTTCTCGCTTGCCGGCATCCCGCCGCTCGCCGGGTTCTTCGGCAAGTTCTACGTCTTCGCCGCCGCCATCAAGGCCGACCTCGTCGGTCTCGCGGTGATCGGCGTCGTCACGAGCGTGGTCGGCGCGTTCTATTACCTGCGTCTCGTCAAGGTGATGTATTTCGACGAGCCGAAGGCCCCTTACGAGACCATGCCGCCGGGCATCCGCATCGTGCTCGGCCTGTCGAGCGCCGTCGTGGTGCTGTTCTTCCTCGTGCCGGCTCCGTTGGTCAGCGCGGCCGGTGCCGCGGCCAAGTCGCTGTTCTAGGATTTTGGCGGAGTATCGACTCGGTGCGGCGGCCAAGGCCGCCGGGCACCGCCTTCACGTTCACGAGAGCCTGGGTTCCACCAACAGCCAGGCGATGGAACTGGCACGCCAGGGTGAAAGAGGACCGCTCTGGGTCGTCGCTCACCGGCAGGATGCCGGACGGGGCCGGAGGGGAAGCGCCTGGACGTCGCTGCCGGGCAACCTCACCGCGAGCCTGCTCTGGCCGGTCTCCGACGTCGACCCGGCCCAGGTGCCGAGCTTGGGCTTCGTGGCGGGAGTCGCTCTGATCGCCGCTCTGAAGGGCGTCACCGTCCGGACGAGACCCCGGGATGAGGCGGCAGGCGAGAGGGATTGTTCGACAAGCCCCTTCCGCCTGAAATGGCCCAACGACGTCCTCGCGTCCGGCGCCAAGCTCGCGGGGCTGCTTCTGGAAGCGGAAACCCACCCCGGAGGACGGCGTTCGGCGGTGATAGGTTTCGGCGTCAACGTCGCCGCGTCACCGCAGGACTTGCCTTATCCCGCCACAAGCCTCAGTCAGATAACGCACGAAACGCGCGCCGACGATCTGTTCGACCATCTGTCGGACGAGATGGTCGTTGCCGCGCGACGATGGAGTCGGGGCCGCGGGTTCTCATCGATCCGCGAGCTTTGGCTCGACAACGCCGCGGGGATCGGCGCACCGGTCTCGGTGCGGATCGGTGGCGAGATCGTGCAAGGAATTTTCGAGACGATCGACGAGGCGGGGCGGCTCGTCGTCCGATCGGATGATGGGACGCGACGGACCGTGACGGCGGGCGAGGTGCATTTGGGTTCGGCCGCGACGGCGGCTTGAGGTTTTATATCGATGACGACAGGGCAAGACGAACTCGTCTTCGTGCCGCTCGGCGGCGTGGGCGAGATCGGCATGAATGCGGCACTCTACGGCTTCGGGCCGGAGAAGCGCCGGAAATGGATCATGGTCGATTGCGGAATGGGCTTTGCCGGGGAAGAGGGCTTCCCGGGCATCGACCTGATGTTTCCCGATCTGAGCTTCATCGAGGAGCGCAAGGACGATCTCCTCGCGATCTTCATCACCCACGCGCACGAGGACCATATCGGCGCCATCGGTGAGCTGTGGCCCAAGCTGAAGGCCCCGGTCTACGCGACCCGTTTCGCCAAGAACCTGCTCGAGGCGCGCCGCCTCAGCGAGCCGGGCGCGCCGAAGGTGATCCTGCGCGAGATCGCGGCTCATAAGCCGGTCACGATCGGCCCGTTCGAGATCGAGTACATCCCGGTCTCTCACTCGATCCCAGAATCCAACGCCGTGGCGATCCGCACCGCCCACGGGCTCGTGCTGCATACGGGTGACTGGAAACTCGACGCCACGCCGATCCTGGGTGACGTCACGTCGGAGGCCTCGTTCCGCAAGCTTGGCGACGAGGGCATCCTCGCCATGATCAGCGATTCGACCAACGTCGTCCGCGAGGGCCGCAGCCCGAGCGAGGCCGAGGTCGCCGCGACCCTGCGTGAGCTGATCGCCGAGGCGCCGCACCGCGTCGCCGTCACCACCTTCGCCTCCAACGTCGCCCGCATGCGGGCGGTGGCGGAAGCCGCCCGCGATTGCGGCCGCGAGGTGATCGCCGTCGGCCGGGCCATGGACCGGGTCATCGGCGTCGCTCGCGAATGCGGCTTCCTCGACGGCCTGCCCGATTTCCGCTCGGCCGACAGCTACGGCTACCTGCCGCGCGACAAGGTGGTCTGCCTGCTCACCGGCTCCCAGGGCGAAGAGCGCGCGGCCCTGGCCCGTGTCTCTCGCGACGACCACCCCGACGTCACCCTGACGTCCGGTGACCGCGTGATCTTCTCCTCGCGCGCCATTCCCGGCAACGAGCGGGCCGTGGGCGCGATCATCAACGACCTGATCAACGCCGGCATCGAGGTGGTGACCGACCGGACGAAGCTCGTCCACGTCTCTGGCCATCCCCGTCGCGACGAAATGGCCGAGATGTATGCCTGGACCCGGCCGAGGACCGCGATCCCCGTCCATGGTGAGGCGCTCCATCTCGACGAGCATGCACGCTTCGCGCTGGCACAGGGCGTCGGCAACGTCGTCAAGGCCCGCAACGGCAGCGTCGTGCGCCTCGCCCCCGGCACGCCCGAGATCATCGAGCACGTGAAGGCCGGCCGCCTGTTCAAGGACGGCAACGTCCTGATCGACGCCAAGGACCGGGCGATCCCGGAGCGGCGCAAGCTCTCGCAGGCCGGCGTCGTGTCGGTGGCCATCGCCATCGACGTCCAGGGCGAGGTTCTCGGTGAACCGGCGATCGACATCATGGGCTTGCCCAACCGCGGCAAGAACGGACAGCCGATGCTCGACGTCGCCGTCGAGGCGGTCTCCCGCACCCTGAGCGGCCTGTCGAAGCAGAAGCGCAAGGATGCCGAAGCCGTCGAGAAGGCCATCGATCGGGCGATCCGCTCGGCCGTGAACGAAGCCTGGGGCAAGAAGCCCGCCTGCCACGTTCAGGTGGTGGAAGTCTGACACATGGGGTGGAACGGCAGTCCTCGACCGCCTTTCCACCCCGCGACCTCATCCGGGGCGCGCGGCGATAGCGGAATGCCTCCTTGGAGGCCGCTGACGCCACAGCTCGGTTTGAGGAAGAACGATCGGATTGCGGAAGAGGGAGCACACCAATGATCGGACGCCTGAACCACGTAGCCATTGCCGTGCGAGACCTCGACGCGGCCTGTGCCATCTATCGCGATACCCTCGGCGCCACGCTCACCGAGCCGCTGCCGCAGCCTGAGCACGGCGTCACGGTGGTGTTCGTGAACCTGCCCAACAGCAAGGTCGAGCTGATGTCGCCTCTCGGCGAGGGTTCGCCGATCGAGAGCTTCGTCGAGCGCAACCCCAATGGCGGCGTCCACCACGTCTGCTACGAGGTCGACGACATCATCGTCGCCCGCGACAAACTGAAGGCCCAGGGCGCCCGCGTTCTCGGCACCGGCGAGCCGAAGATCGGCGCGCATGGCAAGCCGGTCCTGTTCCTCCATCCCAAGGACTTCCTCGGCACGTTGGTCGAGCTGGAGCAGGTGTGAGCGGCGTGAACGCTTTCGTTCGGACCGCCTCGGCCACGACCTGGCGGACACTCGCCGCCATGGTCGTCATCATTTCGGCCGTGGCGGCCCTGGCCGTCTTTCTGTTCAAGCTCACCGTTTTCGGGGCTTTCGCCCTGTATTTCGTGGTCTGGTGGACGTTGCTCTTCGTCATCCTGCCGATCCGCAACCAGGTCGAGACCGACCCGGAGCTGATCGTGCCGGGACAGGATCCCGGAGCTCCTGCCGTGCCGCGCCTGCGCGAGAAGGCGATCTGGACGACGTTCCTCGCCAGCGCCGTGTTCCTCGTGGCGATTCCGATCTTCGAGTTGTCGGGATTGTAGATTGCGTGAACCGGCAGGCGATGCCGGTGACGTGAACGTGCCCGCATTCTAGGGAACGGCCACCCGAAGCGCTGGACTCCGACGGCTTCGCTCTCATTCCCCGGCCGCGCCCTGACGGCGGGGTTTCCGAACGCGCTCGCGGCCCTTCGTGAGGTGGCTCCGGCGGCGCACCCCAAAGGCGCGGTGGCGCGGCAGCCATAAAAAAAGCAAGGCTCGCGCCTTGCTTTTGAGAACATAGATGACGTGTCAGCCTATTTTATCTCACGCATTTCTGACGGCGTGGCGGCTGGAATTTCCTCCCGAGACTCGGACCTCGCGCTGCCTCTCCGGGCGTCGCGACCATCACGGCGGCGTGTATAGGAACTGGATTGCGCATTGTCACCTATCCAGAGATGATTCCTCACGTTTTTTTGCAGGAGTTGACGGATTTCGCCTCCGATCGCAGGCGGTGCCGGGTTTCGTGACCGTTCCGCGCTTCCCCTGAGTCCGGACGGCGCTTGTATTTTGCCGATGCAATGTGTTGTGTGCCCGGCAGCGATGCGCGGCATGACTGCGCCCCAAAGATTCAAGGCCTGCAATGCGTCTCTCCCGTTACTTCCTGCCGACCTTGCGCGAGACACCGAAGGAAGCGGAGATCGTCTCCCACCGCCTGATGCTGCGGGCCGGCCTGATCCGCCAGGAAGCCGCCGGAATCTATGCCTGGCTGCCGCTGGGATTGCGCGTCCTCAACAAGGTCTGCGCGGTGATCCGCGAGGAGCAGGACCGTTCCGGCGCCATCGAGCTGCTGATGCCCACGATCCAGTCCGCCGAGTTGTGGAAGGAATCCGGCCGCTACGAGGCCTACGGCAAGGAGATGCTGCGCATTTCCGATCGTCATGACCGCGAGATGCTGTTCGGCCCCACCGCCGAGGAGGTCATCACCGAGATCTTCCGGGGAAGCGTGCGATCCTACAAGGACCTGCCGAAGAACCTCTACCAGATCTCCTGGAAGTTCCGGGACGAGGTGCGCCCGCGCTTCGGCACCATGCGGTCGCGCGAGTTCCTGATGAAGGACGCCTACTCGTTCGATCTCGATCAGGCGACCGCCCGGCACGCCTACAACAAGATGTTCGTCGCCTACCTGCGGACCTTCGCCGGCCTCGGCCTCAAGGCGATCCCGATGCGGGCCGATACCGGCCCGATCGGCGGCGACCTCAGCCACGAATTCATCATCCTGGCGGGGACCGGCGAGAGCGAGGTCTATTGCGACAAGCAGTATCTCGACTTCGACATCCCGCCGGTGACCACCGATTTCGACGACGTCGCCGGCCTCCAGGGCACCGTGGACCGCTGGACCTCGCTCTACGCCGCGACCTCCGAGATGCACGAGCCGGCCGCCTTCGCCGAGGTGGGCGAAGACAAGCAGATGGCCGCACGCGGTATCGA belongs to Methylobacterium sp. 77 and includes:
- a CDS encoding biotin--[acetyl-CoA-carboxylase] ligase, whose protein sequence is MELARQGERGPLWVVAHRQDAGRGRRGSAWTSLPGNLTASLLWPVSDVDPAQVPSLGFVAGVALIAALKGVTVRTRPRDEAAGERDCSTSPFRLKWPNDVLASGAKLAGLLLEAETHPGGRRSAVIGFGVNVAASPQDLPYPATSLSQITHETRADDLFDHLSDEMVVAARRWSRGRGFSSIRELWLDNAAGIGAPVSVRIGGEIVQGIFETIDEAGRLVVRSDDGTRRTVTAGEVHLGSAATAA
- the nuoN gene encoding NADH-quinone oxidoreductase subunit NuoN, with the translated sequence MTAIQAVLPSLSPVMPELILAIGVLALILYGAFRGERSVESVNVGALVLLILAFFVVVSQSGAKVTTLNGSFIVDNFSKVMKALIMIGSAATILLSRDYFQRERIDRFEFPILIVLCTIGMMVMASANDLIALYLGLELQSLAAYVIAAFHRDNLKSTEAGLKYFVLGALSSGMLLYGSSLVYGFTGTVSFPGIVSALNDNAGFGIVLGIVFVAAGVAFKMSAVPFHMWTPDVYEGSPTPVTAFFASAPKMAAVAMTVRIFIGAFPDVTAIWQQIIVFVAIASMALGSFAAIGQHSIKRLMAYSSIGNIGYALIGLAAASEEGIRGVVIYMIIYLAMTLGAFAVLLSLRRGGQMYETVDDLSGLSRTHPVLAFCLAAMMFSLAGIPPLAGFFGKFYVFAAAIKADLVGLAVIGVVTSVVGAFYYLRLVKVMYFDEPKAPYETMPPGIRIVLGLSSAVVVLFFLVPAPLVSAAGAAAKSLF
- the mce gene encoding methylmalonyl-CoA epimerase: MIGRLNHVAIAVRDLDAACAIYRDTLGATLTEPLPQPEHGVTVVFVNLPNSKVELMSPLGEGSPIESFVERNPNGGVHHVCYEVDDIIVARDKLKAQGARVLGTGEPKIGAHGKPVLFLHPKDFLGTLVELEQV
- the proS gene encoding proline--tRNA ligase; the encoded protein is MRLSRYFLPTLRETPKEAEIVSHRLMLRAGLIRQEAAGIYAWLPLGLRVLNKVCAVIREEQDRSGAIELLMPTIQSAELWKESGRYEAYGKEMLRISDRHDREMLFGPTAEEVITEIFRGSVRSYKDLPKNLYQISWKFRDEVRPRFGTMRSREFLMKDAYSFDLDQATARHAYNKMFVAYLRTFAGLGLKAIPMRADTGPIGGDLSHEFIILAGTGESEVYCDKQYLDFDIPPVTTDFDDVAGLQGTVDRWTSLYAATSEMHEPAAFAEVGEDKQMAARGIEVGHIFYFGTKYSEAMGAKVTGPDGVDRPVHMGSYGIGPSRLVAAIIEASHDEAGIIWPDSVAPFDVALINLKTGDAATDAACAEIQTNLEANGLTVLYDDRDERPGAKFATADLIGLPWQVVVGPRGLAEGKVEIKRRSGGERESVAPIDLISRLKRN
- a CDS encoding DUF1467 family protein, producing the protein MSGVNAFVRTASATTWRTLAAMVVIISAVAALAVFLFKLTVFGAFALYFVVWWTLLFVILPIRNQVETDPELIVPGQDPGAPAVPRLREKAIWTTFLASAVFLVAIPIFELSGL
- a CDS encoding ribonuclease J; its protein translation is MTTGQDELVFVPLGGVGEIGMNAALYGFGPEKRRKWIMVDCGMGFAGEEGFPGIDLMFPDLSFIEERKDDLLAIFITHAHEDHIGAIGELWPKLKAPVYATRFAKNLLEARRLSEPGAPKVILREIAAHKPVTIGPFEIEYIPVSHSIPESNAVAIRTAHGLVLHTGDWKLDATPILGDVTSEASFRKLGDEGILAMISDSTNVVREGRSPSEAEVAATLRELIAEAPHRVAVTTFASNVARMRAVAEAARDCGREVIAVGRAMDRVIGVARECGFLDGLPDFRSADSYGYLPRDKVVCLLTGSQGEERAALARVSRDDHPDVTLTSGDRVIFSSRAIPGNERAVGAIINDLINAGIEVVTDRTKLVHVSGHPRRDEMAEMYAWTRPRTAIPVHGEALHLDEHARFALAQGVGNVVKARNGSVVRLAPGTPEIIEHVKAGRLFKDGNVLIDAKDRAIPERRKLSQAGVVSVAIAIDVQGEVLGEPAIDIMGLPNRGKNGQPMLDVAVEAVSRTLSGLSKQKRKDAEAVEKAIDRAIRSAVNEAWGKKPACHVQVVEV